In the Octopus bimaculoides isolate UCB-OBI-ISO-001 chromosome 7, ASM119413v2, whole genome shotgun sequence genome, ttattattcaaagCTATATCTATACTGATCAGAACTTTGAAACGGAGTAGTTACCAGTGAAAATGAAACTTTGagtaaaaattatacacacacatattcatctatACCAGTGTTTCCCAGACTTTTCGCACCAAATTGCAATATTGCCCACCTATCAGCCAAAAATTGCTCCATCGCCCATCTGTTTAAAAAATCTTGACACAACTCTCCCTAACATTAAATCCCTTAGGAGAACCTTCCCTCGtatcatttgacacacacactatattgtaAGTTCATTGCCTGGTTAGTGCTGTTTGGACTAAATATGTGGTTGTTTACAAATCCCTTATTGTAGgtttagttttgccattagtgtgaataaaattctaatgttAACTCTGTATTATGCAGACAGATTAACTTTGGTAAACTTGCGCTTTCTTTTACACTGGTTTTATTTTCCCCAAATGAACTCTTGACCAGAACTACCGATGCAAAAATAATGATTGTAttgtaaaggaaaagaatacaacTTTTTAATAagaaccatgtgtctggtgcGATGCAACTAGTGCAGATATATTTGAtttcaaacttgtcaactttAGCCGCAAGTCTCCTTGTTGTGTTACATCCAGTTCAATTCTTTTATGGGAAAGTAAAGTTCCAACATGGCTAAAACCAGATTCAACTAAAACCAGATTcaagcaaaagtaatttcagatgtttccaCAGATTGGGGTAGGAATTCAATATACTTTGATGGTACCCCAAACCTTTGCCATTATGGCGATATCACATTGTGgcgtcattgtcattttgtaattctatccATTCATCCTGAACATTGTCCTCGCATCAACTGCATCGACCTTAGACGGATTGCTATAAGAGTTTGGAATATTCAGcgcaataacatcttgaaatcgcTCCACCATGTTATTgtgcaatgattgtaaatagttGCGATATGTAGTTAAATCCTCATCAATCAATTGATCTTTCAAAGGATCAAGTTGTGGAAATTGAGGGaattaatgttttgaaatgtCTTATACAGCACCAATTTCGAAATGAAGTTAGTAACAAATGATTTACAATCAGTGAGagttttctgtttccttgcaataacttattcaaatcatttagtTTTGTGACTATATCACAAAGGTAAAAGATATCACACCTTGCAACCATCAATGAAGCGGATATTGGAgtatcttcaaagaaagatatgGTTATATGGAATAGTTCAAGAAAGCATAAAACAGTTTCCTTTTGACAGCCACTGCACTTTGGTGTGGTATAAGAGTTTAGTATGgtcctcatcatttctcagacagagTTGAAGGAAAATTCGATCAGACAAAGGACTGGACTTCAATTTGTTCACAGTCTCATCAATCTACTGTCATCATTCAATCTActgttcatattttttgccactaaatACTGCCGGTGtgccaagcaatgaacaattaGTACCTGGTGGGAAATTTCACACtttaggagagatgaaaaacCTCTGTATTTTCCTATCATTGAAGGGGCTCCATCAGACACAcaggcaagaatattactgagtggGATACTACATTCAAAAAGGAAAGACttgagaatgtaaaaaaaatagttgCACCTTTTGAATCAAGCAGCAATTTCTCTGTGAACAGCATTTCCTCACAAGGTCTTTGCTGAAATACCGgacatataccatcatcaaacattgattgtcTACAACAGCTGACTCATccacttgtatagaaaattcagaacGCTGGAGAATATTAATGAGCTGCTGTTTGACATCGTTGACCATTTCGTTGATGTGTCGAGAAATCGTGTTATTACTAATTGGGATTTTCATAATGTTATCGGGTTTTTCATGCATAACAGTTGACAAAACCTCTTTAATAACCAGGCAAAGTAATGTTTTTCCAGTTGTGTGAGACTTCTCAGACTTAGCAACAGGCAATGCAATGTTGTACGATGCAAACAACTCATCATTCTCCTGTTTACTAGTTTTCTGGAGTAGTGTgttgaatgtttgtgtttgctttttgaAAGAGGAGTTCAGTTGCAAAAAGTGTGATAACGGCTTGTCCTTCTTGTCAGAATGCtttgcatcaaagtgatacttcaaGCGTGAAGGGTTCATTGCTTTGTTGGTCAATGTTTGATGGCAAAGAAGGCACATTGGTAACAGACAGTTCTGAGGAGAGGGAATAAATTCAAAAGATGAATAATCACTACTGTATTGTCGACAAATTTTCTTAACCGGAGGCATGCgtaaagtgaaaatgtgaaaacgaATTTCTACAGACGGCGTTAGAAAGGCAGTATGGTATTCCCAAAGAATAGTTGATATTGCAGAGTTAGGTGACACGTCTTTACTGGAGCAAATACAGATCTAGtttgtttggctgccagcatttcaaaaattaaagtttattgaaCATTTTAAGATTTGGCATATTAATATACCTTTCCAAGCTAAATTGCTGGAATTCTTCAACTTTttctagaaaaatgtttttaaaaagttatagaggttagtatagtcatttgtttattttcacccagtcaagaaacacgatttcaaagctgtcattttgtgcatgactgcacattttgtcaacatcctgaaaatagcacttgtgttttgatatgaaaTCATAGAATTATGCACAACATATAACCCCtcgtaacttttttttattttttggattgttcagaaaatttttgcTAATTTGTTCTCTACACGCGGGACTTCATAGGATTAtgcaaaaaaagaagagaaactgtagtagagcgtgatttaaggcctaggcttactttgctgctatttttagcacatatGACAACCATCTCAATGACTGTGCCACAAAAACATTCAGTCGATAAACAAGTTCgctatatttttaatacaaagagACGTCTCATGCGAGTAATCAAATCGATAAAAAGTGCATCCTTATTCTAGGTATGCCTAGATATAGGTAAATGCAGACTTAATTTCTGAAAATTGTTTGTCACCCACAAAATGTTCACATCACCCACCATTTGGGAAGCTATGATCTATACTGTGACAGAAAGTGGAAAGGaagtgttcattttttttttataactgaaaCTGTTTTTTCTACAAAACAAAGTTGAAAGTTACAAAAAACGGGTCAGTATCTTTGTGCCTGTACATGCATTTGTTGTTCAGTCATTTAAACAAGTGATACCCTTGTCGCAATCAACATTAGCTTAGTCATTCTATTAGCTATCCTGCATAATTATAAGTACTGGAATTCCCGTAAGACAAAGTTATTTAGTGAAAGGTTTACACCACCAACATGTGTATTCACAGTTCACTCAAAGATATTGGATCATGAACAACCTTCTACATCAACTGATTCAGCAACATCGTGGAGACAAGGGAAAAAGCATGGCATAGACCTCTACAAACTTTCCCTCAAATTATTTGATGAAGAGTCAGCACTTGCTTGTTGCCAGGAACTTGGGCTCCTAGCCAAACAAATGCGTTGCCCATCTTGTAAAACTGTGCTGAACAAAATTTACAAAGGGAAGCAGGCCGGAAGATCTCACTCAGAGTGCAGGTTTCAGTGCAACAAGAAAAGCCGTAAGAAGGCGGTAAAAACCCAAATACCACTTTGGAAAGGAACTTGATTTGGCCATAACAATTTGTCTCTGCAGAAGTGTCTGCTATTGGTTTACTGTTTCATTCACAAGTTGTCATATAAGCATGAAACATTTTAGCATGTCATATAAGTTGTCACATAAGCATGTCATATAAGTTGTCATATAAGCATGAAACATATAAGCATGTCATATAAGTTGTCACATAAGCATGTCATATAAGTTGTCATATAAGCATGAAACATATAAGCATGTCATATAAGTTGTCATATAAGCATGTCATATAAGTTGTCGTATAAGCATGTCATATAAGTTGTCATATTAGCATGAAGCAAGCATTTCATCGACAGACAGTGACTCTGATAATGACAATGTGTTAGCAACATCCATGGAAACCACCATAGAAGATTATTTTTCATACTGTCGTGAAGTCCGTCAGTGGTTGGTAGAGACAAAACTGCTTACAGACCAACCCATTGGTGGCCCAGGACTTACAGTCGAAATTGATGAGTTGAAATTAGGCAAAACGAAGTATCATCGTGGAAGATTTGTAGAAGGACAGTGGGTATTTGGAGGCATATGCCATGAAACCCAGTAAACTTTTCTTGTTGCACTGCAGAATAACAAGCGGGATAGGGCCACACTGGAACCAATCATTCTCCAGCACATTAAACTTGGCACAACAGTAATGAGTGACTGCTGGAAAGCATATGACAGTCTTGGAGCTTTCAGTTTCCAGCATCTCACTGTTAACCACAGCTACAACTTCGTGGATCCTCTCACCGGAGCTTACACGAACAACATGGAAAATCTGTGATGGCAAATCAGACACCAAATGAGTGAGACATATATGGCATGCAAACCTCACCAgctatatgtgtgaatatatgtggagGTATGTGCACAAGGGAGAAGATCTGTTTCAAGCATTCATGCAGAATGCTGGCAAACTTTACAAGCCACAGAGATAGGTAAGAATATTAGTTTTATACACCTAATAGGCTGTTTCTTATCTTTCTaccatatttctctctcacacacacagaccattTAGGTTTGAGTTTTGTGCCACACAAgctggataagtgtcttctattattactTTGTGCTGactaatgttttgtgagtgaaactggtagatgaaaaccaaagtctgtcatatgtgtgcatgcatgtgcaagtGAATGTAATTTCAAATCTCTCTATTTAGTTGACAATTTCTGATTAAAACAAGCTTTCTACCACTAGTTTTCCACCTAGTTCTGTAATTTGTACTTTTGGTGTTTGAGAACCAGTGAAATAAAGAAACGTACTatactaaaaattaaattatttttgtattttttcttgttgATTACAGCAAAATGTAGACTTTTTTTAAAAACGGTTTTTTTCTTGGAGCTGGTTTAAACAACTACAGAGTTTTGCATTGAATCCCAATCTGTGACACTTTAAGGAAATGTCTGagagtaaaatttatttaataaaaacaatggaaACTGTGTCAAATCTGTGAAAGTGAACATTCCTGAGAAGCTTAATCTGACACTTGTTTAATGTCACCATCTTATTCTTGGGTgccttaacccttttgctaccatatttctgctgatatACATTGCCTCTGTTTAAAGTAATTTTGGGAATAATGAAGATTTTGACATTATTAAGCtattgtttggaacataaatttactTATAATTTTGGTAGgagattttaatttagaccactttaaaacatgaagtttataTTATGAGAGCTAGGAATGAGTTAAACAGTGTCCATTCTGTGGCAAACATTGGACCAAATTGCTGAACagatgatttttttctcttccttccaccATCCTCAAAACTCCTGCAGTAATTGTGGATGGAGCCCTTTTACTtctaatgttgttggcactccgtcgcttacgacgttcgagggttccagtcgatctgatcaacggaacagcttgctcgtgaaattaacgtgcaaatgactgagcactccacagacacgtgtacccttaacgtagttcttggggatattcagcgtgacacagagtgacaaggctgaccctttgaattacaggcacaacagaaacaggacgtaagagtgagagaaagttgtggcgaaagagtacagcagggttcaccaccatcccctgccggagcctcgtggagctttaggtgttttcgctcaataaacactcacaacgcccggtttgggaatcgaaaccacgatcctataacCACGAGTCTgctcccctaaccactgggccatatcGCCtccacgcttttttttttttttttttttttttttNNNNNNNNNNNNNNNNNNNNNNNNNNNNNNNNNNNNNNNNNNNNNNNNNNNNNNNNNNNNNNNNNNNNNNNNNNNNNNNNNNNNNNNNNNNNNNNNNNNNNNNNNNNNNNNNNNNNNNNNNNNNNNNNNNNNNNccccccccccccccatctaatCCGGAAGTCCTGTATGCTGCCCTTTTACCTCTAAATCAGTGAGGTACTTCCCTCTTCACTAAAGACAAACTCAAAACGGAAAAGATGTGtgaaacaatattaattttaaaactgaTTTTTACTCACTTTTAACTTGCGTTTAtaaagttacctcccttgaaatAATCCAGCTCTTTTTAGGTAGAATATTGTTATTTTGAATTCCTGTCAGTAGTTAAACAATTCTGGTGGTGGTATGTTAGTAGTGGAGGGGATAAAGAGTGTAATCGATGATAGACAAACTTGCAAATTATTGAACTTATTGATATCAAAGACAATATCCCTCAAAAGAATTTCTACTGAAGCAGAAATCCAAATGAACTATTTTTGTCACTGGCATGAGCCTAACATACTTAGGTAGTTGATTTAtgagatataacagccaaatctcccttaaaatcAGTCTGATGTcatagataaagaaaatatacattaaaaaatatagccCTAGGTAACCCTAATtcgatgggatggtcatggatgggaTACTTTTCCTCATTAGCCTACTTGGTCAGTTCTAACCTAGGGCTgaacactaccacaacaacaaccatattGGTTGATAGATGGCAGTCATATTATTAAAACAAGAGTTTCTATAGCTATTTGACCAGGTGATTTGGTGGTTGAATTCCTGAAGTTTGTGTTGCATTAGGGTATTTCATTCACATTGCAGATAccttgaaaacttttttttatgtacTATCTGATATATCAAGGTGATGTACCATACCTTTTATcattaggtgcaggtgtggatgtgtggtaagaagtttacttccaaaccatatggttctgggttcagtcccactgcatggcaccttaggcaagtaccttttactaaagccttgggctgaccaaagccttgtgagtggatttggcagatgaaaatcaaGTGAAGTACTCCCAAACTTCTAGATCAAAGGTTCTCTAAGTGGGTGCTACCACCCCAGGTAGGCGCCGGTGCCTAAGAGGGAGGTTGGGGTgggggtagagaaaaaggaggcgttgggaggAAGGAAGAGGCTGTTAGTTTCATTCTgtccatgcaagtatgaaaactTATCTGGTTTTCTTACCTCCACTTAACAGGGCTGACATTCATCAAATTTTTGCAACTTTAGAGACACCAGTTGCTATTAATTCTAATTTGGTGTCCCTAATATAGAATTATCAAAATTTGGTCGTGACatttgcaaacacatacacactcatgaaaAGAATCTTGGAGTTGACAAGAGACCTGGTGTTTACAGACCTCATTGGAATGTTCCTAAAAGATAAGTGCATCTTTGTTgggtgtccatcattgacaagactaAACAAGGTTGAAATCACACAATCTGGCAGTCTCAGTGTTGAAGATAGCATGGTTTTATCTCactgctagtgatataaacaagagtgcatctTGCATCAAAAAGCCAATATGAtctcatggtaactaccacaatatagtttgttctaacagaacatccatgtttaaaaaaaaaaaaaaaataataataataataataacaataataatgatgatgatgatgatgaaattattgtatacagtgctcaggtgcactacaacttgtcaaaagtgcatataaagcatatgcagtaatgtacaaatgtctggaaagtgaacagtgtatgagtcagatacatgcttgcatgtgtatggaggggagaaaatcaggtgtagtgttggcgaatctcaggaagcatggaagtatTGAAGGATGTGGTGCTccaacaactaacaactgatgctggcagtttgttccatacttcagcaactcttagcatgaaaaaatgtttctgaaagtcatgggagctgtgctgttttctgactttgtaaacatgtccacaggtgttagacaggtggaatttgaaaagatgctcagagttattgttagtaagatggttaataattttatgggtgTCTGTCAAATCAGCTGCCAGATGTTggagtttcaatgtatccatgcccAGGGAAGTAAGACGTTCAGAGTATGGCAAATGCCTGAAGGAGGGTATTCTCTTGGTTGCACGTCGCTGAACGGTTTCCAGACGGTTAATATCCTGGGCAaaataggggttccagactggtgatgcaaattccaggTAAGGCTGCACCATAGCTATATAAAGCCTCAGAGAGCTAGCCGGAGAGCGGCTCACAAAGGACTTGGTAAGTGATGCCAAAACACCCTCAGCTTTCTTGGCAATTTTAGCAATGTGTTTTGTCCAATGCAAATTGCTGTCAACAATAATGCCCAGGTCATGTTCACAAGAAGACTTTTGGAGATTAGTGTTGTGGAGGGAGTAAGTAGACGCTGGGTTTTTCCTCAcaaaatgcatggtggtacaTTTGTCCACCgccagcttgagttgccagtctATGATCCATTGCTGCATTGTGTCCAGGTCTGATTGCAATAAAGATCTATAGTGTACAGGATCTGTCCTCTTTATTTcaaggtacagcttgatgtcatctgcatatttcagcactgtGGCATTCTTTGAGTTGGcatctatgtcattaatatatgcaacaaataaaagGGGGCCAAGAACAGATCCCTGTGGTACACCAGATGTCATCTCATAGGGTGAAGAGTGCTGTCCTAGAACTGTGACAGCCTCTTTTCGGCCGATAATGAAGGACTTCAACCAGTTATAGAGCTCATCACTTACACCCATTGCAGAGTGTTTCACCATAAGTCTTTTGTGTGGCACAGAATTAAAAGCCTTAGCAAAGTCCTGGTAAACAACATCCACCCAGGAGCTGCCATTAGTGATTTGGGTAATGTCCTCAAGAAACTCGATGAGTTGATTACAGCAGCTGGAGTTAGGAATAAATCCAAATTGTGACAGCTGGATGAAGCTGTGAGACTTCCAGAAGTTCCAGAAGGTTTCTCTGACACAGGATTCCATCAGTTTGGTGATGCAGCTAGTAAGACTGACGGGGCGATAGTTAACAGGTGATATGCGGTCACCTTTTTTGAACAGAGGGATAACACTGGCAGTTTTCCACTGCTCTGGAGTAACACCATTGCCAAGACAGACAGAATTGAAAGAATAGTGAGAGTTACTTCAGAAGAAAGTACCCACCACGTTTGAGAAGTAGGTATGTAACACCATTGAGACCAGgagatggcaactgaaagaagcccgtctgtctttgtccctccaccattgcttgacaaccgatgttggtgtgtttacgcccctgtaacatagcagtttggcaaaagagaccaatagaagaagtgctatgcttacaaagaataagttctgggatcgattcattcgactaaaggcggtgctccagcatggccacagtcaaatgactgaaacaaataaaagaataaaagaattctcatttatttttttaattattacaaatttttatttttccttatttatttgtattattttctatattcctgtaccacataccacacacacacacacacatgcacatgcagacatacacacaccacacacacctgcatgcatatacacacacacatgcatgcccacATATAATGTCCACACTCTTGGCTACACTAATGCACCTCACACTCCACCTCACCACTCTCTcctgcatgcacacagacacacacatgcatgcacacacatatgaatgcacatatatctccacacacacaacacatacaatgcagacacacatgcacacatgcatgtacatacacttctacacacatcctcacacattcatagacataccccccacacactcacacgtacacacacacagatatatatacagagagagacagacagtggcacagagagagacacacacacacatacatacattcccactCTGTCTAGGCACACATGCCGACACACAGCCTTCACACTCTCTTCACACAGCCCCTGACTCACTATTGATCCTTCCAtcaatgcacacatgcaaacacacacacacacacacacacacacacacagccacacccacccattcacacacctGTCACTATAGCTACTGACCTCTCAGAGCCACattaacacacatgtacacagatcctaaaacacacacacacacacacacatacacacacacacagactactcacacaaacacagtatcacatacacacgctaccacacacacacacacacaatcaccacacacacagttaccaccacatgcacacatgctactacacacacatatgcaattactgccacacacacacaagctaccatacatacacatgctaccatacaccacacacacacacacacattgaccaaccatcttcacactctcctgtcccagaaagcactttctcttcctcctacttccGGTCACTTCAGCAATGTAACCACACATGGACTGTTGGCAATTtttcctccttccttctttccctttggactttcctgtttcctccagtttccatccaccaaatctactcataaagctttggttggcccaaggctatagtaaaagacatttgcccgaggtgacacaaagtgggactgaatccagaaccaagtggttgggaaacaaacttcttacacacacacacacatgcacacacacacacgcacacacacacgcacacacacacacacacacacacacacacacacacacacacacacacacgttggtaACTTTTAACTGACTGAAATTTAAtaatcttattttcaaaatattactttgaGGTCTCTTATTTGAacagcattttcaaatttctggatACTTGGATAAGAGAAGTCATGTAATGTTGAGACCTGCTGGAGATTTCCTAATGGTCAGCTTGTTTATTTCTTGACTAGGTATGCGGCCGGAGTACAAGTCCAATGAAGCAGTTTACAAGACTCAATCTAATCTTGTCACACAGTTCCGCACCACCAAGTTCTTAGGGACTTTGTAAGTATTTAGACCAGATCCTTGATCTGAAGATAAGTCACGATTCATAGTTTCTTTGACCTCTTTCCTTCAGCATTATCAGAGGCTCTACAAAACAAGTAGCAGCTGATGCCTGTCTTTATTTCCTGAAgccatgataaaaataaaattgaggcACAattgttgctgtgtggtaa is a window encoding:
- the LOC106879965 gene encoding SCAN domain-containing protein 3-like, giving the protein MPPVKKICRQYSSDYSSFEFIPSPQNCLLPMCLLCHQTLTNKAMNPSRLKYHFDAKHSDKKDKPLSHFLQLNSSFKKQTQTFNTLLQKTSKQENDELFASYNIALPVAKSEKSHTTGKTLLCLVIKEVLSTVMHEKPDNIMKIPISNNTISRHINEMVNDVKQQLINILQRSEFSIQVDESAVVDNQYQLIDEDLTTYRNYLQSLHNNMVERFQDVIALNIPNSYSNPSKVDAVDARTMFRMNG